The genomic stretch ATAGCTAAGTTCTAACTCTACCTGCTGATACGAATCTTCCAACACAACGAGGAGCGTCTCTGCTTCGTCTGCGTTTGCATACGTTGCCGGCAAATCTTTCAAACGAGGTTTTCCTTTCACCACTTCATGCGATTTGTACACAAAGTTCGCAATCGGCTTCTGACCCGATACCATAAAGGCAGGTTCTCTAAAATCACCTTTCCCATAGACAGGATACTCCTGTTGAATCGTTTCAAGCGAAAAAGCTGCATCGTCTTCATACGTATGACAGCTAGCCGGTGTTGGGTTGTTTGTTCTCTGAAAATGACGATAATCGCGATCACGAAGCGCTTTTCCGAAATACAAATGACCTAACTGTCCATTTTTTAAAATGTGAAAGATGTAGCTGATTTTTCCATTTGTAAGATGAAACTGCTGTTGATTAACGAGAATGCTCATTGCCATCGATCCTTTATCCAAGTTTAGGTTCGTTCATTAATGTAACGCTACTTGCCGTGTGTCCCTCTAATTCGAGAACAACGATTTCATTTTCACCTTCGTTCAAAAGGGGGCCTGGCAAGTAGAGACGCTGCTGTGGTCCCATCGTCTGCCAGTAGCGTCCAAGGTTAAATCCGTTAATATACACATTGCCTTTTGTAAATCCTTCCAAATCAACAAATGTATCATAGCATTGATCAACCGTGAATGTGCCCTTCAGATATTTAGGATAACGCTCGCCTGCTGTGTACGTCTTAGGAAGGCGGTCGCCTTCAATCTTCATCATTTCCCAGTCGAACCAATATTGATTGTTTAACCAGAGATTCTGCACAATCCCTTTCTGATCAGACAAGTGCTTGCCGTAATTCACTCGACCCAGGTTTTCAACAAGAATTTCAAATGTGTTTTCCTCATCCGGGAAAGGAATCATCACCGATTTTGTCTCATCATTTACGGAAACTGTTGCTTCCTGTATTCCATTCACATAAATAAAAGCTCTGTCACGAATTGGCGTTGTATCAAGCTCTAATGTTCCCGTCTCATGAATCATTGTACGATAAAGCGTATACCCAAAGTTCTGGTCAAGCTTTTCCATGCTAAGTGGTGTCACATACTCTACTTTCGTTCCTACATCTTGAAGGACGTCGAATAGGCTGACACTCTCCGTTAGCTGCACTTCACCATAGTTTTTCGTCTCAACTTTCGAAACACCTTCAACCGAAACGTCCGCTACGCTTTTCAACACATCTGCCATAGCAAGATATTTGTCTGTCACATCTCCCCATTCTGTTAGAAGAGAATCATAGTCATAGCTCGTAATCGTTGGGGCATATTGCTCATAATGATTCGCCCCATTGTAGAACCCAAAATTCGTGCCACCGTGGAACATATAGAAGTTAACTGAAGCCCCCATGTCCATCAGTTTCTGGAATACCTCAGCTGCTTCCTTTGCATCACGCGTGTGATGTTCACCGCTCCAATGATCAAACCAACCAATCCAGAATTCCGCTACCATTTTTGGGGAATCTGGTTTCATAGATTCAAGTACTGCAAAGGCTTCTTCTGGTCTAGATCCGAAATTGAGCGTCGTCACGACATTCTCCATTGAACCTTGCTTAATGAAATCTGGTCCGTCTGAAGTGAAATAAAACGTATCAATGCCGTGCTTCTCATATTGTTCTTTATGGAAAGAAAGATAGTTCTGATCATTCCCATAAGCGCCATACTCATTTTCAATTTGAAACGCGATGACCGGACCACCATTTTTTTGTAAAAATGGCTTCAGTCGCGGAAGAAGTTCATTGAAATAATCTTCTACGTGGTTTAGAAAAGCAGGATGACTACAGCGAAGTGCCATATCATCCTGTTTTAGTAACCATGAGGGGAGACCCCCCATTTCCCACTCTGCGCAAATATAAGGAGACGGCCTTAGAATGACGTAAAGTCCGATTTCTTGTGCTTCAGCTATGAACCGCTCCACGTCAGCCATTCCTTCAAATTGAAACTGACCTTTCTTCGGTTCATGAAAGTTCCATGGGATATACGTTTCTACTGTATTCAACCCGAGTGCCTTCAGCTTTTGAAGGCGATCTCTCCAATACTCAGGGACAACCCTGAAGTAATGGAGACCTCCTGAAAGGATTTGAAATGGTACGTCGTTTAGGTAAAATTGGTTCTTTCTCGCTTCCAGCATAACAGCCTCCTCCTATTTCAAGGCGCTTCCGAGCATACCTGAAATAAATTGTTTTTGCAGGGTTAAGAAGAATGCGATGATCGGAACAGTCGCTAAGGTAACGCCCATCATCACTTGACCGTAGTCGATATAAGAGAGTCCCATTAAGCTAGAAAGCGCAACAGGGAATGTGTACATGTCGTTCGTGTTCAACACAACGAGCGGCCACATAAAGTTGTTCCACTGCGTCATGAATAGGAAGATCGATGCAGCTGCTAGAGCCGGTCGCATCGACGGAATCACGATTGAAATGAAGATACGTGTTTCACTCGCACCATCAAGACGCGCTGACTCCATCAATTCTGTTGGGAACGCCAGGAAGTTCTGTCTTAACAAGAAAATCGCAAATGGGAAACAAAGTTGCGGTGCAATAACCGCGAAGTACGTGTTTAATAGATTAAAGTCAGACATCATTTGGAACAAAGGAATCAATGTTGCCTGGTAAGGAATCATCATCGATAGCAAGAATGCAGTAAAGATGAATTTTTTTCCTTTGAAGTTGTACTTCGCTAGAACGTAGGCTGCGCTCGCACAGACGGCAAGGGCAATGACTACATAAAGTCCTGAGACGAAGAGTGAGTTAAATAGAACTCTGAATATACCAATCGATTCATTTAAGTTCGTTAAATTCGTCATAAACTGATCGCCAGGTAAAAGCGTTGGCGGGTTAGTAAACATTTTACTAGAGTCATTCGTTGCCCCGATAAACATCCAATAGAACGGGAAGATCGAAACAACTAGGAAAATACTAAGAAGCGTATACATCCAAACAGCTTTTAGCTTATTTTTCTTTTTCTTCGGTTTTTTTTGTTGCCTTTCAGCAAGGGTGAGTTTATTTGTCGACTGTTCAATTACCTCTAGGTTCTTAGCCATTAATCATCACCTGCTATCTTGAATTGGATAATGGAGAGAATACCTACCATGACAACTACCGCGTATGCAATAGCGGAAGCATAGCCGAAGTCAAAGTATTCAAATCCACTTTGATAAATATATAGTCCAAGGGTCATCGTTGAATCTGCTGGTCCACCACCTGTTAAGTTGAACGGTTCATCGAATAGCTGAAGCGTTCCAATTGTGGATAGGATACCGGCAAAAAGAATAACGGGTTTTAGTTGTGGAACGGTAATATAGAAAAATTGCTTAAACTTATTGGCGCCATCAAGAGAAGCAGCCTCATATAAATCTTCTGGAATGTTTTGTAGAGCAGCTAGGAAAATAACCATGTTATATCCTGTCCATCTCCACGTCATGGCGATAATGATCGAAGCTTTCGCCCAAAACGGATCGGATAGCCACGGAATTGCTGTAATCCCAATGTAGCTTAGCGCTGTATTAATAATTCCTTCTTCTTGAAGCATAATCGAAAACAAGATCGAGTAGGCTACAAGCGATGTAACAGCTGGAAGGAAGAAGGATACGCGGAAGAATCCTTTTAGCTTTAACAGCTGGTTGTTCAACACATTGGCTAGTACCATTGCAAGAATGATCATAACTGGGACTTGAACAACAAAGATAATGAATGTGTTTTGCATCGCCGTCCAGAAAATATCATCGTTCCAGAGGCGCGTATAGTTTTTCAATCCTGCAAAAACGTATTCTCCACCCACGCGTTCCTGAAAACTTAAAACGAAGGAAGCGATAATTGGATAGACGGTAAATGCTAGGAAAAGCAGAATGGCCGGAGCTGCGAATAAATATGGAAAACGTTTCGCTCGATTCATGAATATCCCACCTTAGCATGACAGGGGTTGAAATGAATCAACCCCTGATAATTTCTGTAGCTTATTGAATACGGTTTTTCAAACGATCTTCTGAAGCTTTTAACGCTTCTTCAATGGCTTTGCCATTTGCGATTTCAGACTGTGCTTTCACAGCTTCATCTTTCGCTACAGCATAGTCTCCTGTGTAGTTAACAGAAGGAATGCTATCCATTTCGTCAGCAAGTAGGCTCCAAATCGGCTGATTGTTAAAGAACTCAACTTCTTTTGTAAAAGCTTCGTTATCGTAAATCGTGTTCAATGAAGGGAACAAGCCGCCTTCCATTGCTGATAATTGAACATCTTTATTTGTCGAGAAGAATTCCATAAAGTCATAAGCAAGATCAGCGTTGTTACTCGCACTAGGAATCATGTAGTTACTTCCACCTAGGTTCGATGCGCGATTTCCGCCCTCTTCAAATGCTGGAAGCTGAATTAATCCCCATTTACCTGATGTATCTTTACCCTGTTGTGTAATGGAACCGTATAACCATGCACCAGATGGAGCTGTCGCCACATCGCCGCTCGTCATCGCACTGATCCATGCATCCCAACCAACTGTTTCTTTGACAAGACCTTCTTCGTTAAGCGTCTGTTGTACTTTCATTGCCTTTTTTGATTCTTCTGAAGTAAGAGCAACCTTCTTATCGTCATCAAAGTAGAATGTTCCCTGCTGATTCAACATCATGCGGTAAAGACCGTCATCACCGTTAAGATCCAAACCGATCATCGCTTTATCTGTTTTTTCTTTAATGGTTTTACCAGCTTGGATGTAGTCATCCCACGTTTTAATATCTTCCGCATTCACGCCAGCTTCTTCAAAGATATCCGTACGGTAAAATACGCCAGTTGGTCCACCGTCAAACGGGAATCCGTACATCGCGCCGTCTTTTGAAACAAGCTCTGTCTTATAAGATGGGAAGCTATCTTTCATTTCATCAAAGCCTTTATCGGAAACGTTTACAAAAGCGTCCGGAAAAGCACTCATATACCCTTGAACGCGATCATCTTCCACAAGAACAATATCTGGTAAACCTTTACCTCCTGCTTGAAGACCCGTTGTTAGTTTCGAGTAAACATCATCAGTACCCATTTCAACAACTTCAAGTTCAAAATCTGGGTTTTCTTCTTTAAATTTCTTAGCTGCTTCTTCAAGCACCGGCACGTTAATATTCCAAGCCCAAGCTGTTACTTTATTGCTGTCACCTGAACCTTCGTCCTCGCTTCCACCATTCCCACACGCCGCAAGAAACAGACTCAACACAAGCATCATACTTATACTAACTAGACCCGTTACCTTCTTCATCGACTACCCCTCCAATTAATTACTGAAAACTTTTAAAATTCATAATGAAAGCGTCTACACTTAATAGAATAGTCGAAGAGGTAAACAGAGTCAAGTAAATGTTTACTAAAAGTTTACTAGTTTATTTACCTGCCAATTAATGGAGGTTTATACAAAGAAGAAAGTGTCCATCTGTGACGGACACTTTCTTGCTTTTGTCTTTATGAGGGGTCTGGTTCGAACCTGACCCCCCCCGTACCACTATTGAATGCGATTCTTCAATCGATCTTCCGCTGCTTTATACGCCTCTTCAATCGATTTCTTATCGTTCATCACTTCAGATTGCGCTTTAATGGACTCGTCGCTTGCAAGCGCATAATTCCCTGTGTAGTTAACAGAAGGAATGTCATTCATTTCACTCGCAAATAGCTCCCAGATCGGCTGATTACTAAAGAATTCCACATCTTTCGTGAAAGCTTCACTTTCATAAATCGTATTCAGCGTTGGGAATAAACCATTATCCATCGCCGTTAACTGAACATCTTCACTTGTCGTAAAGAATTCCATGAAATCATACGCCATGTCCTGGTTTTTACTCGCACTAGTAATCACATAGTTACTACCACCAAGGTTTGCTGCGCGATTTCCGTCTTCTTCAAATGCAGGAAGCTTAAACACACCCCAGTTACCTTCTGTGTCTTTCGCCTGTTGTGTAATTGAACCACTTAACCATGCTCCAGATGGAGCTGTTGCCACATCGCCTTGAGCCATAGCACTAATCCAAGCATCCCAGCCCACTGTATCTTTCACTAGGCCTTCTTCTTTCATCATTTTTACTTTCTCTGCTGCCATTTTAGATTCTTCAGAAGTGAAATTCACGTTCTTCTCATCATCAAAATAGAACGTACCTTGCTGCGTCATCATCATCCGATAAAGACCGTCATCTCCGTTCAAATCAAGGCCAAGCATTGCTTTGCCTGTCGCTTCTTTAATTTTTTTACCAGCATCAATAAAGTCATCCCACGTCTTAATATCGTCAGGATTCACACCAGCTTCTTCAAAATAATCGGTGCGGTAAAACACGCCTGTTGGTCCACCATCAAACGGGAAGCCATACATCGCTCCGTCTTTTGAAAGAAGATCTGTTTTATAAGTAGGAAAGCTGTCTTTGCTATCATCAAATCCCTTATCCGATACATTTACAAATGCATCAGGAAATGTTTCCATATAACCCTGGATCCGATCATCCTCTACAAGAACGATATCCGGCAATCCTTTCCCTCCAGCTTGCAACCCAGTCGTTAACTTTGAATAAACGTCTTCTCGACCAAGTTCCACAACTTCTAGTTCAAAATCAGGGTTTTCTTCTTTAAACTTCTCGGCCGCTTCTTCAAGAACTGGAACGTTAATGTTCCAAGCCCATGCCGTAACTTTCTTTCCACTACTTTCTCCATCACTTGCTCCATCCCCCGAGCTATTGTTACTAGAACAAGCACCGAGAACCAACATTAGAATGAGTAAAATACTTACTCGACCCATTACCTTTCTCACCTTAACCCCTCCTGTTTGTTTACTAAACAATACCGAAAAAGAAAATGAAAGCGCATTCATGTTTTTAGATTAAGGTACAAAGGCCTGATAGTCAAGTAAATATTTACTGATTAGTTTACTTTAACGTCAAAAAACTCCACCTCTATAAAATAGTTAAGTAGAGTGTTTTCATAGAAGGACAAATGTCTTTGAGGGGGGTCAGGTTCGAACCTGACCCCCCTCTCAATCCACTACACTACCGCCGTTACACCATAAACAGCCTCATGAAAATGATGAACCACTGGCTCAAGACCATTTTCTTCAAAGATCTCCTTCATTTTCTGTGAAGAAATCCGCTCGTGAAGGGGAGGACCCATTTCCATTTCAATGGCTTCCCATTCGAGCACGAGTATTTTCTTTCCCGGCTTAACAATTCGCTTAAATTCTTGAAAAGCTTTCTTGAGGTCAGGTACTTCATGAATGACAAAAGCAGCAACAGCTTTATCCGCTACCTGATCGGCCAGGTTAATTTGTTCAAGACTACTGACAATGTAATCGATATTCTCCACTTCTATCGCACGTTTTTTAAGAAGATCTAACATCTGCTTCTCAATATCAACCGCATAGACCTTTTCAGCCACTTCCGCTAACGGCAATGTAAAATACCCATTCCCCGCGCCAAAATCAGCTACATGATCGGTAATCGTTACGTCAAGATGAGCTATAACTTGTTCAGGTGAGATGATTTCCTTTCGCTTCGGATCAAGAAGTCGATCCGCCTTTCCCGGTTTAAATCGTTTCCCGGCCATGGTGAAAACCTCCTTAGAATTTCTTCAAATAATTGAATACCACTATAGGTATTATAACAAGAATGCTTCATCCACACACAAAAGCCCGCTCTATGAAAGAGCGAGCATTACAATGTCCTTTATAGAGGGACAGTTGTTTGTGTTGGGGGTCAGGTTCGAACCTGACCCCTTCGAAGACGACCCTCTTGATAACCATCTGGATTCTCCGACTGCCAGCGCCACGTGTCGCGACACATTTCTTCAATGCCTTTCGCTGCTTTCCATCCAAGCTCGGTTTCAGCTTTCGTTGGATCAGCGTAACATTCTCCGATATCACCAGGACGGCGTGGTGCAATCGAATACTTTACTTCTTTTCCTGTTGCTTCTTCAAAAGCCTTTACCATTTGAAGCACGCTATAGCCGTTACCCGTCCCAAGGTTATACGCTTCAACACCTGTCGTACCTAGAATATGCTCAAGGGCTTTTAGATGGCCATTCGCTAGATCTTCAACATGAATGTAATCACGTACGCCCGTACCGTCAGCTGTATGATAATCATCACCAAACACGCTAAGCTGTTCAAGCTTTCCAACAGCTACCTGACTAATATATGGCATCAAGTTGTTAGGAATCCCGTTTGGGTCTTCTCCAATACGCCCGCTGATGTGAGCACCGATTGGATTGAAATAGCGAAGAAGGGCAATGCTCCAGTTTGAATCTGCCACGTGAAGGTCACGAAGAATTTGTTCAATCATAAGCTTCGTTTGGCCATAAGGATTCGTCGCACTTAACGGCGCTTCTTCTGTAATGGGCATCACGTCTGGCATCCCATATACAGTGGCCGAAGAGCTGAAGACAATATTCCTTACGTTATATTTCTCCATCACTTCACACAGAACGAACGTCCCTGTTAAGTTATTGTGAT from Bacillus sp. Cs-700 encodes the following:
- a CDS encoding class I SAM-dependent methyltransferase; this encodes MAGKRFKPGKADRLLDPKRKEIISPEQVIAHLDVTITDHVADFGAGNGYFTLPLAEVAEKVYAVDIEKQMLDLLKKRAIEVENIDYIVSSLEQINLADQVADKAVAAFVIHEVPDLKKAFQEFKRIVKPGKKILVLEWEAIEMEMGPPLHERISSQKMKEIFEENGLEPVVHHFHEAVYGVTAVV
- a CDS encoding sugar ABC transporter substrate-binding protein, producing MRKVMGRVSILLILMLVLGACSSNNSSGDGASDGESSGKKVTAWAWNINVPVLEEAAEKFKEENPDFELEVVELGREDVYSKLTTGLQAGGKGLPDIVLVEDDRIQGYMETFPDAFVNVSDKGFDDSKDSFPTYKTDLLSKDGAMYGFPFDGGPTGVFYRTDYFEEAGVNPDDIKTWDDFIDAGKKIKEATGKAMLGLDLNGDDGLYRMMMTQQGTFYFDDEKNVNFTSEESKMAAEKVKMMKEEGLVKDTVGWDAWISAMAQGDVATAPSGAWLSGSITQQAKDTEGNWGVFKLPAFEEDGNRAANLGGSNYVITSASKNQDMAYDFMEFFTTSEDVQLTAMDNGLFPTLNTIYESEAFTKDVEFFSNQPIWELFASEMNDIPSVNYTGNYALASDESIKAQSEVMNDKKSIEEAYKAAEDRLKNRIQ
- a CDS encoding sugar ABC transporter substrate-binding protein produces the protein MKKVTGLVSISMMLVLSLFLAACGNGGSEDEGSGDSNKVTAWAWNINVPVLEEAAKKFKEENPDFELEVVEMGTDDVYSKLTTGLQAGGKGLPDIVLVEDDRVQGYMSAFPDAFVNVSDKGFDEMKDSFPSYKTELVSKDGAMYGFPFDGGPTGVFYRTDIFEEAGVNAEDIKTWDDYIQAGKTIKEKTDKAMIGLDLNGDDGLYRMMLNQQGTFYFDDDKKVALTSEESKKAMKVQQTLNEEGLVKETVGWDAWISAMTSGDVATAPSGAWLYGSITQQGKDTSGKWGLIQLPAFEEGGNRASNLGGSNYMIPSASNNADLAYDFMEFFSTNKDVQLSAMEGGLFPSLNTIYDNEAFTKEVEFFNNQPIWSLLADEMDSIPSVNYTGDYAVAKDEAVKAQSEIANGKAIEEALKASEDRLKNRIQ
- a CDS encoding glycoside hydrolase family 35 protein, producing MLEARKNQFYLNDVPFQILSGGLHYFRVVPEYWRDRLQKLKALGLNTVETYIPWNFHEPKKGQFQFEGMADVERFIAEAQEIGLYVILRPSPYICAEWEMGGLPSWLLKQDDMALRCSHPAFLNHVEDYFNELLPRLKPFLQKNGGPVIAFQIENEYGAYGNDQNYLSFHKEQYEKHGIDTFYFTSDGPDFIKQGSMENVVTTLNFGSRPEEAFAVLESMKPDSPKMVAEFWIGWFDHWSGEHHTRDAKEAAEVFQKLMDMGASVNFYMFHGGTNFGFYNGANHYEQYAPTITSYDYDSLLTEWGDVTDKYLAMADVLKSVADVSVEGVSKVETKNYGEVQLTESVSLFDVLQDVGTKVEYVTPLSMEKLDQNFGYTLYRTMIHETGTLELDTTPIRDRAFIYVNGIQEATVSVNDETKSVMIPFPDEENTFEILVENLGRVNYGKHLSDQKGIVQNLWLNNQYWFDWEMMKIEGDRLPKTYTAGERYPKYLKGTFTVDQCYDTFVDLEGFTKGNVYINGFNLGRYWQTMGPQQRLYLPGPLLNEGENEIVVLELEGHTASSVTLMNEPKLG
- a CDS encoding sugar ABC transporter permease, with translation MNRAKRFPYLFAAPAILLFLAFTVYPIIASFVLSFQERVGGEYVFAGLKNYTRLWNDDIFWTAMQNTFIIFVVQVPVMIILAMVLANVLNNQLLKLKGFFRVSFFLPAVTSLVAYSILFSIMLQEEGIINTALSYIGITAIPWLSDPFWAKASIIIAMTWRWTGYNMVIFLAALQNIPEDLYEAASLDGANKFKQFFYITVPQLKPVILFAGILSTIGTLQLFDEPFNLTGGGPADSTMTLGLYIYQSGFEYFDFGYASAIAYAVVVMVGILSIIQFKIAGDD
- a CDS encoding carbohydrate ABC transporter permease — encoded protein: MYTLLSIFLVVSIFPFYWMFIGATNDSSKMFTNPPTLLPGDQFMTNLTNLNESIGIFRVLFNSLFVSGLYVVIALAVCASAAYVLAKYNFKGKKFIFTAFLLSMMIPYQATLIPLFQMMSDFNLLNTYFAVIAPQLCFPFAIFLLRQNFLAFPTELMESARLDGASETRIFISIVIPSMRPALAAASIFLFMTQWNNFMWPLVVLNTNDMYTFPVALSSLMGLSYIDYGQVMMGVTLATVPIIAFFLTLQKQFISGMLGSALK
- the galE gene encoding UDP-glucose 4-epimerase GalE, with product MAILVTGGAGYIGSHTCVQLLDHGSDIVVVDNFSNSKMESLDRVKELTERDFPIYEVDLLDRASLGKVFEENDIEAVIHFAGLKAVGESVSMPLHYYHNNLTGTFVLCEVMEKYNVRNIVFSSSATVYGMPDVMPITEEAPLSATNPYGQTKLMIEQILRDLHVADSNWSIALLRYFNPIGAHISGRIGEDPNGIPNNLMPYISQVAVGKLEQLSVFGDDYHTADGTGVRDYIHVEDLANGHLKALEHILGTTGVEAYNLGTGNGYSVLQMVKAFEEATGKEVKYSIAPRRPGDIGECYADPTKAETELGWKAAKGIEEMCRDTWRWQSENPDGYQEGRLRRGQVRT